Proteins encoded within one genomic window of Nonomuraea gerenzanensis:
- a CDS encoding neutral zinc metallopeptidase: MKLLKIAALACALVVPMTGTVAADASAFPVKNPVLTKNALYDSGPLAATTCTELPVEAWDRGKVQAYLDEVFRCLENTWEPQLKKAGLPYEPVKVRYVKRMPKKYCGSSTSDEESQAWYCDWDRTVSLQLGKSWLAYPDDLFLFNLASQMYAYHVMKLAGLYDAGEELRAGSKAENYEQSRRAYLQSDCLGAVFMQSVWPIKGRTTADWETVVRMAGGDEPGEEPWYGKRATIQSWMRAGFRTGDPGSCNTWAAPSSKVA; this comes from the coding sequence GTGAAACTCCTCAAGATCGCGGCACTCGCCTGCGCCCTCGTGGTGCCCATGACGGGAACGGTCGCCGCCGACGCCTCGGCATTTCCGGTGAAAAACCCGGTGCTCACCAAGAACGCCCTGTACGACTCGGGCCCGCTGGCCGCCACGACCTGCACGGAATTACCGGTGGAAGCCTGGGACCGCGGCAAGGTGCAGGCCTACCTCGACGAGGTCTTCCGCTGCCTGGAGAACACCTGGGAACCGCAGTTGAAGAAGGCCGGACTGCCTTACGAGCCGGTCAAGGTCCGTTACGTCAAGCGCATGCCCAAGAAATACTGCGGCAGCAGCACCTCGGACGAGGAATCTCAGGCCTGGTATTGCGACTGGGACCGCACCGTGTCGCTGCAACTCGGTAAATCCTGGCTCGCCTACCCCGACGACCTCTTCCTGTTCAACCTGGCGTCGCAGATGTACGCCTACCACGTGATGAAGCTGGCCGGCCTGTACGACGCCGGCGAGGAGCTGCGGGCCGGCAGCAAGGCCGAGAACTACGAGCAGAGCCGCCGCGCGTACCTGCAGTCCGATTGCCTGGGCGCCGTCTTCATGCAGAGCGTCTGGCCGATCAAGGGCAGGACCACGGCCGACTGGGAAACCGTCGTGAGGATGGCCGGCGGCGACGAGCCGGGCGAGGAGCCCTGGTACGGCAAGCGCGCCACCATCCAGAGCTGGATGCGGGCCGGCTTCCGCACCGGCGACCCTGGCTCCTGCAACACCTGGGCGGCACCGTCGTCGAAGGTGGCCTGA
- a CDS encoding ABC transporter substrate-binding protein translates to MRLTRIVAVGMAVALALSACGGGGGSGGQQGGTASGVGLEKTELLIGVVPVASSASLFIAEKRGFFKEEGLTVKTEIIQAPTAVMPKIINGSMDAFLTSYVSLLTINDSGAAKLKLFQHTMGGLPGFCAVVVAEGSPIRTVADLKGKTIAVNVLKTLGHTVVNAHLRQAGLKPDDVRFVAVPFADQLGALASGKVDAAWLAEPFLSAAKRDGAVEIVDTIGGPTEGVPIDGWGVTEQWLAEHPKTAAALHRALAKGQQIAGADRKAIDEVVPTYTQISADVAAAMRLGEFTMEADRAGVQKLADLMHGFAFIRTRPDVAQIFAPVSG, encoded by the coding sequence ATGCGACTGACCAGGATCGTAGCCGTGGGCATGGCGGTGGCGCTGGCACTCAGCGCGTGCGGCGGAGGCGGTGGCAGCGGCGGGCAGCAGGGCGGCACGGCCTCCGGCGTCGGGCTGGAGAAGACCGAGCTGCTGATCGGCGTGGTGCCGGTCGCCTCCTCGGCGTCGCTGTTCATCGCCGAGAAGCGCGGCTTCTTCAAGGAGGAGGGCCTGACCGTCAAGACGGAGATCATCCAGGCGCCGACCGCCGTCATGCCGAAGATCATCAATGGCAGCATGGACGCGTTCCTGACGAGCTACGTGTCACTCCTGACGATCAACGACTCGGGTGCGGCCAAGCTCAAGCTGTTCCAGCACACGATGGGCGGCCTGCCGGGCTTCTGCGCCGTGGTCGTGGCCGAGGGCTCGCCGATCAGGACGGTGGCCGACCTCAAAGGTAAGACCATCGCGGTCAACGTGCTCAAGACGCTCGGCCACACCGTGGTCAACGCGCACCTGCGGCAGGCGGGGCTCAAGCCGGACGACGTCAGGTTCGTCGCCGTGCCCTTCGCCGACCAGCTCGGCGCCCTGGCCTCGGGCAAGGTGGACGCGGCCTGGCTGGCCGAGCCGTTCCTGAGCGCGGCCAAGCGGGACGGCGCCGTCGAGATCGTCGACACCATCGGCGGGCCCACGGAGGGGGTGCCGATCGACGGGTGGGGCGTGACGGAGCAGTGGCTGGCCGAGCATCCGAAGACGGCCGCCGCCCTGCACCGGGCGCTGGCCAAGGGGCAGCAGATCGCGGGCGCCGACCGCAAGGCCATCGACGAGGTGGTGCCGACGTACACGCAGATCTCCGCGGACGTGGCGGCGGCCATGCGGCTCGGCGAGTTCACGATGGAGGCCGACAGGGCCGGGGTGCAGAAGCTGGCCGATCTCATGCACGGCTTCGCCTTCATCAGGACCAGGCCGGACGTGGCGCAGATCTTCGCGCCGGTGTCCGGCTGA